In Promicromonospora sp. Populi, one genomic interval encodes:
- the rapZ gene encoding RNase adapter RapZ → MSNTEPSPTTAPEGIAAIEAATHTPETNEPQVLVITGMSGAGRSRAAAVLEDLDWYVVDNLPPMMLVPLVDLMAKGSTIERVAVVVDVRGREFFSELDKVLVHMSEAGVAYRILFLDASDEVLVRRFESVRRPHPLQGDGRILDGIAEERSVVATLAERADLRIDTSELSVHDLAREIRKWLAHDATEVLRVNIVSFGFKYGIPLDADHVVDVRFLANPYWITELRHLTGRDKPVRDYVLARPGAVEFADRYVDALAPVLAGYLNEEKRYVTIAVGCTGGKHRSVAMSEAIAERLRAKGQLVTVAARDLGRE, encoded by the coding sequence ATGAGCAACACCGAGCCGTCACCCACCACGGCCCCCGAGGGAATCGCCGCGATCGAGGCCGCCACGCACACCCCCGAGACGAACGAACCGCAGGTCCTGGTGATCACCGGGATGTCGGGTGCTGGCCGCTCCCGCGCCGCCGCCGTGCTGGAGGACCTCGACTGGTACGTGGTCGACAACCTGCCGCCCATGATGCTCGTGCCCCTGGTCGACCTGATGGCCAAGGGCTCCACCATCGAGCGGGTAGCCGTCGTCGTCGACGTACGCGGCCGGGAGTTCTTCTCGGAGCTCGACAAGGTGCTGGTGCACATGAGCGAGGCCGGGGTTGCCTACCGGATCCTGTTCCTCGACGCGAGCGACGAGGTGCTCGTCCGCCGCTTCGAGTCGGTGCGCCGCCCCCACCCGCTGCAGGGCGACGGCCGGATCCTCGACGGGATCGCCGAGGAACGCTCGGTGGTCGCGACCCTGGCGGAGCGGGCCGACCTGCGGATCGACACGTCCGAGCTCTCGGTGCACGACCTTGCCCGCGAGATCCGCAAGTGGCTGGCGCACGACGCCACCGAGGTGCTGCGGGTCAACATCGTCTCGTTCGGGTTCAAGTACGGCATCCCCCTGGACGCCGACCACGTGGTGGACGTACGGTTCCTGGCCAACCCGTACTGGATCACCGAGCTGCGGCACCTGACGGGGCGCGACAAGCCCGTGCGCGACTACGTGCTCGCCCGCCCGGGCGCCGTCGAGTTCGCGGACCGCTACGTCGACGCCCTGGCGCCGGTGCTCGCCGGCTATCTCAACGAGGAGAAGCGCTACGTGACTATCGCCGTCGGATGCACGGGCGGTAAGCACCGCTCCGTAGCCATGTCGGAGGCCATCGCCGAACGCCTGCGTGCCAAGGGGCAGCTTGTCACTGTCGCGGCACGTGATCTGGGCCGCGAATGA
- a CDS encoding amino acid ABC transporter permease: MSAYLAEGESRLVYPPPGLPPGADDGQRGAAPSDDELRVVAARHPGRWIATAVVLVLLAMVVSSLVTNERWEWDIVARYLTWPSILEGAWATVRLTATASVVGFALGTVLALMRLSRSPLLQAVSWAYTWVFRSVPLLLQLLLWYNLAYLYPVLSIGIPFGPEFLFFDTLSLIDKFWAAILGLGLSQAAYSAEIVRAGILGVDQGQHEAAASLGLPRHRQVRRIILPQAMRSIVPTAVNEVIGLLKGTSIVYVLAYGELFYIVSVIYGRNGRVVPLLIVAAIWYLALTTLITVVQYYVERHYAKGALRTLPPTPLQRVRWEIQVGWSRLTGTPVPDGVPPALAARVRVGRWVAPRNGAAPRTPGGAA, encoded by the coding sequence ATGAGCGCATACCTGGCCGAGGGCGAGTCGCGCCTCGTGTACCCACCGCCCGGCTTGCCGCCGGGCGCAGACGACGGGCAGCGCGGCGCAGCGCCGTCCGACGACGAGCTGCGGGTCGTCGCGGCCCGGCACCCGGGCCGGTGGATCGCCACCGCCGTCGTCCTGGTGCTGCTGGCGATGGTCGTCTCCTCCCTGGTGACCAACGAGCGCTGGGAGTGGGACATCGTGGCCCGCTACCTCACGTGGCCGTCCATCCTGGAGGGCGCCTGGGCCACGGTCCGGCTCACGGCGACGGCGTCCGTGGTGGGCTTCGCGCTCGGCACGGTGCTGGCCCTGATGCGGCTGTCACGCTCGCCCCTGCTGCAAGCGGTCTCTTGGGCCTACACCTGGGTGTTCCGCTCGGTGCCGCTGCTGCTGCAGCTCCTGCTCTGGTACAACCTCGCCTACCTGTACCCGGTGCTGAGCATCGGCATCCCGTTCGGGCCGGAGTTCCTGTTCTTCGACACGCTCTCCCTGATCGACAAGTTCTGGGCGGCGATCCTGGGACTTGGCCTGTCCCAGGCGGCGTACAGCGCGGAGATCGTCCGGGCCGGGATCCTCGGCGTCGACCAGGGCCAGCACGAGGCCGCGGCCTCGCTGGGCCTCCCGCGGCACCGGCAGGTGCGGCGGATCATCCTGCCGCAGGCCATGCGGTCCATCGTGCCCACCGCCGTGAACGAGGTGATCGGCCTGCTCAAGGGCACCTCGATCGTGTACGTCCTCGCCTACGGCGAGCTGTTCTACATAGTGAGCGTCATCTACGGCCGCAACGGCCGGGTGGTGCCGCTGCTCATCGTCGCGGCGATCTGGTACCTGGCCCTGACCACGCTCATCACGGTGGTCCAGTACTACGTGGAGCGGCACTACGCGAAGGGTGCGCTGCGCACCCTGCCGCCCACCCCGCTGCAGCGGGTCCGGTGGGAGATCCAGGTCGGCTGGTCGCGCCTCACCGGCACACCCGTGCCCGACGGCGTCCCGCCCGCCCTCGCCGCCCGCGTCCGGGTCGGGCGCTGGGTCGCCCCACGCAACGGAGCCGCCCCGCGAACGCCAGGGGGTGCCGCATGA
- a CDS encoding ABC transporter substrate-binding protein: MTVSRPVRTRLLVLAAVPLLALTAACSAVSTERPETDDAAGLAGNAPESAGLQVSTSPDQDRVRTTEDSAAIDLLPEEWADKDEIVFAVSASGSAPLAFLADDDETPIGNETDIAQLVADALGKDLRLEVRAWADWPLALQSGDVDAVISNVTVTEERKETIDFSSYRIDELGWLTAADSDLVIDSREDIAGRVVGVGSGTNQEAILLEWDRLNQADGLEPIQGPEYYEQLSDVLLALQSGRVEAYVGPNASLAYQAAVSPDDFKVVGTLNGGWPDTAQIAVATRKGAGAAEAVTAALNHAIEDGSYQQVLERWGLQVEAVERAETNPPGLPKTEE; this comes from the coding sequence GTGACCGTCTCCCGACCCGTCCGAACCCGCCTGCTCGTGCTGGCCGCGGTACCGCTGCTCGCGCTCACCGCCGCCTGCTCGGCCGTCAGCACCGAGCGACCCGAGACGGACGACGCCGCCGGCCTCGCCGGGAACGCCCCCGAGTCCGCGGGCCTGCAGGTCAGCACCAGCCCGGACCAGGACCGTGTGCGCACCACCGAGGACTCGGCGGCGATAGACCTGCTCCCCGAGGAGTGGGCGGACAAGGACGAGATCGTCTTCGCCGTCAGTGCCAGCGGCTCAGCGCCGCTCGCCTTCCTCGCCGACGACGACGAGACCCCCATCGGCAACGAGACCGACATCGCGCAGCTTGTCGCCGACGCCCTCGGGAAGGACCTGCGGCTCGAGGTGCGGGCCTGGGCCGACTGGCCGCTCGCCCTCCAGTCCGGCGACGTCGACGCCGTCATCTCCAACGTCACCGTGACCGAGGAGCGCAAGGAGACCATCGACTTCTCCAGCTACCGCATCGACGAGCTCGGCTGGCTCACCGCTGCCGACTCCGACCTGGTCATCGACTCGCGCGAGGACATCGCCGGGCGGGTGGTGGGCGTCGGCTCCGGGACCAACCAGGAGGCGATCCTGCTCGAGTGGGACCGCCTCAACCAGGCCGACGGCCTGGAGCCCATCCAGGGCCCCGAGTACTACGAGCAGCTCTCCGACGTGCTGCTCGCCCTCCAGTCCGGACGCGTCGAGGCATACGTGGGCCCGAACGCCTCCCTCGCCTACCAGGCGGCCGTATCCCCGGACGACTTCAAGGTGGTCGGCACCCTGAACGGCGGCTGGCCCGACACGGCGCAGATCGCCGTCGCGACCAGGAAGGGCGCCGGCGCCGCCGAGGCGGTCACCGCCGCCCTCAACCACGCCATCGAGGACGGCTCCTACCAGCAGGTGCTTGAACGCTGGGGCCTCCAGGTCGAGGCTGTGGAACGCGCCGAGACCAACCCGCCCGGCCTGCCCAAGACCGAGGAGTGA
- a CDS encoding GNAT family N-acetyltransferase — translation MAPNRTVVPAAVATRVAALEVRDVHLSDPLVEPLLAGLSVEYRTRYHDLLTEEQHRAEMTHYAAEEFAPPVGALVLLLEDGEPVAGGAFRRRLEPERGDVARLARADARDADGVPVVPTAELKRIWTHAAHRRRGLARRVLAELEARARDLGYPRLYLTTGPRQPEAAALYRSTGYTPLSAAAAGESATAGQPSSPPPFEPFPFEKWLAEA, via the coding sequence ATGGCCCCGAACCGCACAGTCGTGCCCGCCGCCGTCGCCACGCGGGTCGCCGCCCTGGAGGTCCGGGACGTGCACCTGTCCGACCCCCTGGTCGAACCGCTCCTCGCCGGTCTCTCGGTCGAGTACCGCACCCGGTACCACGACCTGCTGACCGAGGAGCAGCACCGGGCCGAGATGACGCACTACGCCGCCGAGGAGTTCGCCCCGCCCGTCGGCGCCCTCGTGCTGCTCCTGGAGGACGGCGAGCCGGTGGCGGGCGGCGCGTTCCGCCGTCGGCTGGAACCAGAGCGCGGGGACGTCGCACGCCTGGCCCGGGCCGATGCCCGGGACGCGGACGGCGTCCCGGTGGTCCCGACGGCGGAGCTCAAGCGCATCTGGACCCACGCGGCGCACCGGCGCCGTGGCCTGGCGCGGCGCGTGCTGGCGGAGCTGGAGGCGCGGGCCCGTGACCTGGGGTACCCGCGGCTCTACCTGACCACCGGCCCCCGGCAGCCGGAGGCGGCGGCGCTGTACCGGTCCACCGGGTACACACCGCTCTCGGCGGCGGCAGCAGGGGAGTCGGCCACAGCGGGGCAGCCGTCGAGCCCGCCACCGTTCGAGCCGTTCCCCTTCGAGAAGTGGCTGGCCGAAGCATGA
- a CDS encoding LLM class flavin-dependent oxidoreductase: MTTRRVPLSVLDLALVAEGSTGVQAIQRAVALAVDLDQLGYRRVWYAEHHLAPGVASAAPAVLAAAVAARTTQISVGSGAVLLSTTSPLVAAEQFGTIAALHPGRVDLGLGRAFTVPPSAKPGGAGKPDAAKAPDAGPPARPPASAAPRLVDGLYVPPAPPNGLNDPALRERILAQQDVIGAQRTPADFRQEVELVLDVQRGTYRDRTGGAYTSPPVEGAAFDLWLLASSGGESATVAGALGLPLAANFHVSPATILDTVAAYRAAFRPGVVAEPYVTVSADVLVAQTQERARVLAEPFADWVLSIRRGERGAIAYPSPSAATAWTDRPDAERALVADRVDTRIVGDPATVVERLETLQRVTGADELLVTTATHDPAETRRSFELLAEAWGSTDRVPTPAAAGAV; encoded by the coding sequence ATGACCACACGCAGAGTCCCGCTGTCCGTCCTCGACCTGGCCCTGGTCGCCGAGGGCTCCACCGGCGTCCAGGCGATCCAGCGCGCCGTGGCGCTCGCGGTCGACCTCGACCAGCTCGGATACCGGCGCGTCTGGTACGCCGAGCACCACCTCGCCCCCGGCGTCGCCTCCGCCGCTCCGGCGGTCCTGGCGGCCGCCGTCGCCGCCCGCACCACGCAGATCAGCGTCGGCTCCGGCGCGGTCCTGCTGTCCACGACGTCGCCCCTGGTCGCCGCCGAGCAGTTCGGCACCATCGCGGCGCTGCACCCGGGCCGGGTCGACCTGGGGCTCGGGCGCGCGTTCACGGTGCCGCCGTCGGCCAAGCCGGGTGGTGCTGGAAAGCCCGACGCCGCCAAGGCCCCCGACGCCGGGCCGCCCGCCCGCCCACCGGCGTCCGCCGCGCCGCGGCTCGTCGACGGCCTGTACGTGCCGCCCGCCCCGCCGAACGGGCTCAACGACCCTGCGCTGCGTGAACGGATCCTCGCCCAGCAGGACGTGATCGGCGCGCAGCGCACGCCCGCCGACTTCCGGCAGGAGGTCGAGCTTGTGCTCGACGTCCAGCGCGGCACCTACCGGGACCGGACCGGCGGCGCCTACACCAGCCCGCCCGTCGAGGGAGCGGCGTTCGACCTGTGGCTGCTCGCGTCCAGCGGGGGCGAGAGCGCCACCGTCGCGGGCGCGCTGGGCCTGCCGCTGGCGGCGAACTTCCACGTCAGCCCCGCCACGATCCTGGACACGGTGGCCGCCTACCGGGCGGCGTTCCGGCCGGGGGTGGTGGCCGAGCCCTACGTGACCGTCTCCGCGGACGTGCTCGTCGCGCAGACCCAGGAACGCGCCCGTGTGCTCGCCGAGCCGTTCGCCGACTGGGTGCTGTCCATCCGCCGCGGCGAGCGCGGTGCGATCGCCTACCCGTCGCCGTCGGCGGCCACCGCCTGGACCGACCGGCCCGACGCCGAACGTGCGCTGGTGGCCGACCGGGTCGACACGCGGATCGTCGGTGACCCGGCGACCGTCGTCGAACGGCTCGAGACGCTCCAGCGCGTGACCGGCGCCGACGAGCTGCTCGTCACCACCGCCACCCACGACCCCGCCGAGACGCGCCGGTCCTTCGAGCTGCTCGCCGAGGCCTGGGGCAGCACCGACCGGGTGCCCACCCCGGCGGCGGCCGGCGCCGTCTGA
- a CDS encoding amino acid ABC transporter ATP-binding protein, with protein MSGGLLEIRGVHKSYGLLEALRGVDLTVRSGEVVAIIGPSGSGKSTLLRAINHLEKVDRGFVSLDGELIGYTRRGNTLRELTEREILRRRTQIGFVFQNFNLFPHLTALENVVEAPIFAQGRPRAEAEAQGRDLLARVGLADRADSRPRQLSGGQQQRVAIARALALRPSVVLFDEPTSALDPELVGEVLEVIKELAGTGTTLVVVTHEIGFAREVADTVVFMDEGVVVEQGPPGDVLDHPTNPRTKAFLEKVL; from the coding sequence ATGAGCGGGGGACTGCTGGAGATCCGGGGCGTGCACAAGTCGTACGGCCTGCTCGAGGCGCTGCGGGGTGTGGACCTCACCGTCCGGTCCGGCGAGGTGGTCGCGATCATCGGTCCGTCCGGCTCCGGCAAGTCGACCCTGCTGCGCGCGATCAACCACCTGGAGAAGGTGGACCGCGGGTTCGTGTCCCTGGACGGCGAGCTCATCGGGTATACCCGGCGCGGCAACACCCTGCGCGAGCTGACCGAGCGCGAGATCCTGCGCCGGCGGACCCAGATCGGGTTCGTGTTCCAGAACTTCAACCTGTTTCCGCACCTCACCGCGCTGGAGAACGTCGTGGAGGCGCCCATCTTCGCGCAGGGCCGGCCCCGCGCCGAGGCTGAGGCTCAGGGCCGCGATCTCCTGGCCCGGGTCGGGCTCGCCGACCGCGCCGACTCCCGGCCTCGGCAGCTCTCCGGCGGCCAGCAGCAACGGGTAGCCATCGCCCGCGCGCTCGCCCTGCGGCCGTCCGTGGTGCTCTTCGACGAGCCGACCTCCGCCCTCGACCCGGAGCTCGTCGGGGAGGTGCTCGAGGTGATCAAGGAGCTGGCCGGCACCGGCACCACGCTCGTCGTCGTCACCCACGAGATCGGGTTCGCCCGCGAGGTCGCCGACACCGTCGTCTTCATGGACGAGGGCGTCGTCGTCGAGCAGGGACCGCCCGGCGACGTGCTCGACCACCCCACCAACCCCCGGACCAAGGCCTTCCTGGAGAAGGTCCTGTGA
- the yvcK gene encoding uridine diphosphate-N-acetylglucosamine-binding protein YvcK has product MPDIPAPEWSKNPSVVALGGGHGLSASLSALRLMSDRLTAVVTVADDGGSSGRLREELDVLPPGDLRMALAALCDDSEWGRTWSAMLQHRFSSKGELDNHAVGNLLIVALWELLGDAVEGLDWVGRLLGARGRVLPMASVPLVVEADVRHAVAPGEPEPDLVTVVGQSRVAVTEGRIEQLRLLPADPPASPEAVQAVLDADWVVLGPGSWYSSVLVHLLVPELADALHVTKARRCVTLNLSAENGETAGLTAVDHLEALHKHAPGLRIDAVLADPSAVEDVTALEAAAASMGARVIMRQVRRGDDTARHDGLRLAAAYRDVFEGVYGDV; this is encoded by the coding sequence GTGCCCGACATCCCCGCACCGGAGTGGAGCAAGAACCCGTCAGTCGTCGCCCTGGGCGGCGGCCACGGCCTCTCCGCCAGCCTGTCCGCGCTGCGCCTCATGTCGGACCGCCTCACGGCGGTCGTGACGGTGGCCGACGACGGCGGCTCGTCCGGCCGCCTGCGCGAGGAGCTGGACGTGCTGCCGCCGGGCGACCTGCGGATGGCGCTCGCGGCCCTGTGCGACGACTCCGAGTGGGGCCGCACCTGGAGCGCGATGCTGCAGCACCGGTTCTCGTCGAAGGGTGAGCTGGACAACCACGCGGTCGGCAACCTGCTGATCGTGGCCCTGTGGGAGCTGCTCGGCGACGCGGTCGAGGGCCTGGACTGGGTGGGCCGCCTGCTTGGCGCCCGCGGCCGGGTGCTGCCGATGGCGTCGGTGCCGCTGGTGGTCGAGGCGGACGTGCGGCACGCCGTGGCGCCGGGGGAGCCCGAGCCGGACCTGGTGACCGTGGTCGGGCAGAGCCGGGTGGCTGTGACCGAGGGCCGGATCGAACAGCTGCGCCTGCTCCCGGCGGACCCGCCTGCCTCCCCGGAGGCGGTCCAGGCGGTGCTCGACGCCGACTGGGTGGTCCTCGGGCCGGGGTCCTGGTACTCGTCGGTGCTGGTCCACCTGCTGGTGCCCGAGCTCGCGGACGCCCTGCACGTCACCAAGGCGCGACGCTGCGTGACGCTCAACCTCTCCGCGGAGAACGGCGAGACGGCGGGCCTCACCGCCGTCGACCACCTGGAGGCCCTGCACAAGCACGCCCCCGGCCTGCGGATCGACGCCGTGCTGGCGGACCCGTCAGCGGTGGAGGACGTCACGGCGTTGGAGGCCGCGGCCGCGTCCATGGGCGCGCGCGTGATCATGCGGCAGGTCCGGCGCGGCGACGACACCGCCCGGCACGACGGCCTGCGCCTGGCCGCGGCCTACCGGGACGTGTTCGAGGGCGTCTACGGCGACGTCTGA